The Mustela erminea isolate mMusErm1 chromosome 10, mMusErm1.Pri, whole genome shotgun sequence genomic sequence cccaaatttacctcagctgaaataaataaatcaagaaaaaggatGATGTGGGATCCAGGAAGCAGAGAATCCAACACCGGATAAAGATGGAgggaattggggcacctgggtggctcagtgggttaaaggatCAAGCCCCAAAACATACTCTCAGGGAGCCTCCTCACCGCCCCCCgtcacctctctgcctacttgtgatctctgtctgtcaaataaataaataaaatcttaaaaaaaaaaaaaaagatggagggaaTTCCAAGAAATCCCTAGGATAACAGTGAAGGGAAATTTCAGGTCCACATCTGAGCAGCAGACATGGAGAGCGATCAGCTCAGACTGGATCCGGAGGACAGAGAACTCTGGGAGAGATGctcccaggaaaggaaaaatacaaccACAGAAAGCCATGACAGATTTCCTGATAAATTTGACTTTGTGAAAAAGTTACCACAATGCTTTTGGAAGACACAGGAAGATTTAACCATAGGTACAAAGAAAcctaagcaaatgaaaaaataaggcCTTGACTCCAGGAGAAGTGAAAAGTTtccagaagaaggaggaggaggaagaggaggaataagaggaggagaaggagaagaattaTAGGCTTGATACATTAGCATCCTATCAGAGAACAGTATTTACATGGTAGTAAGATGTAAATGCCAGAAGTGGGTAGTTTGGCAGGGATGGAAAGAAATAACCATTTTAGAGGTAAATGATTATTATAATAGGAAGCTAATCATCACTGTTTCAAGAGAGAGGAGTATAAGCATGGAAATGTGGGGTTGTCTGTGGAGCTCAGacggttaagctcctgcctttggctccatgatcccagggttctggaatctagccccaagtcaggctttctgctcagcagggagcctgcttttccctctccctctgtctgcctctctctctctaataaataaacaaaatcttaagaaaaaaaaaaaaaagcctggaaatGTGGAACTATATTTCAAAGGAGACAAATAGGAATTGAAAGTAGATGCTTCTAGGGAACAAAATAGGGATCCTGAGAGTGGGCAAAGCACTATCATAGGACTTTGCTATTTAATTATATGTTTgtttcaatttaataaaaacaaaaattaagtatCAAAAATTGTCTTCAGATTAAAGATGACTTCTAGCTTTCTACAAGAATGAAGGGGGAAATATTTACTTAAGGTGTCTGAAGgcttggacacctgggtggcttagtcggttaagcatctgacttcagctcaggtcatgatcccagggttctaggatggagtctggcattggactccctgttcaatggagagtctgcttctccctctacattGCCCCCCTGCTCAGGAttgctcacgctctctcaaataaataaaatctttaaaaaaaaaaaaagtatctgaagaCTCCATTCAgattattttctccaaaaaggggacagggagaataattttaaaatcttacttcTAGATAAGTGATTggtgcttttgattttttaaaaagattttatttatttgaaagagaaaaagagagaacatgagtagggggaagggcagagggagaagcagactcccactgggcagggaacccaacatagggctcggatcccaggaccctgaaatcacaatcccaaggcaaatgcttaacggagtgagccacacaggtgtccctgattggtgttttttttttgtttttttttttctgattggtgctttttaaagagagagtggaATTAgagcttctgtttctgtttgttcaaCATCTACCAAAATGTGAAAATTCTTAGGGTACGATATGACATATTCTGTGAGGGCATAAATGGTCTCAAATCTGATTCTGTATTGGCCTAGGAGCCTAGGACAGGGCCTGAGTACACATAGCAAGTCTTGATGCATTGAATAAAGGAAGATTaaagaggcaaaaaaataaaataaaataaaataaaataaaatctctgatttTCCACTTCAGTGGtgacttttctagtatttctttaCAGACCTTTCCCATCTAGTCCTCACAGTTCCAAGACCCCTGGGACAGAGATCTGCAGGGCAGTGGCAGGAATGGAAATCCGAGCTCACAAGGCACTTCCTGGCTTCAACAGACTGCGAAGGGTTCTCCCCTTCCCTACACAGTTCTTGGATTTGGAAGGAATTTATCAGGAGGTTCtctgaggcaggaggaagggctgtAACACCATTTGGAACTGAAGAAAGTTTACATTTTGATGTTTGTGGAGCTCTACTCCTTAGACACCAGGCAGGCTGGTTATTTGCTACCCGTTGGGCTCCAGAGGATCAATTCTTATCCAACAAATGGGGAGATGGTCTCCACCTCTACCTCTTTTGCAGGTCATTGCAAGACTGTTGAGTGTGAATAAATAGGAAGGTGCCGAAGTACTGTCAACCCAGTCATTATTCAGGAAGTCAGACACATTAGACCCCAGGGAGTCAGTCAGTCAAGTATTAAGGGAAGGGCTGCTATGTTTCAGGCAAATTAGTTCTGACTCTTGCTCACAGGGGTTAATAGCTGAAGGAGGGTGTCCATTCAGGTAATTTCATTCCACCCAGTCTGTACCCAGTGTCCTACCACCAAAGAGGGCCTTTCCTGCCTTCTCAAATTTCTTGCCCTTTCTCCCCTAGAAGCTGCTGAGTCTCTACCCTCACCCTCCAACACCACAAGAGAACTTTAAATTCTTGTAACTAAGAGAAGTGCACCAGGCATGTCCAACATCCAACACGCAAATCACATTCACCATGGACTCAAGACACATcatcccatcccccgcccccaatGCTCAATCCAGGCCCTTCTAGACTGttagtgctggggcacctgggaatGCCTGAGGATTAGCATTTGGGTCAGCACCAGGGAGCAGGACAAGGTGAAATTCCAACTCCCTCAAACTGCAACCTAGGAGTCTCTCCTAGGTGCTGCCCTGTCCGTGGTGCTGGGGACGGTCAGTAGTAACCAGTTCCGGTTCTGGTTCCCCCAGCTCAAACCTAGCGAGGGAGGTAGAACAGGAGGCATAGATGATGAGGCACAGTCCAGCTCTGGAAGTTCAGCAGGGGAACATGTGGTTCATGGTCCTCTTTCTTAAAGTGGGAAGTTTTAGACTTTTAAATTGAGCCCCCAGCCTTGATCTGGTGCCTTTCCTTCAGAATATTGTGCATACTAATCAGCTgggaattttgttaaaatgcagaatctgatgattcagtgggtctgaggCGGAGCCTGAGATTCTGCACTTCTAACGAGCTCCTGGGTGATGCTGAAGGTCTACGGACCACAGTTTGAGTGCAAGGCCCTAGAGCACTCATTTCTCTGAGGACTGAGGACTGATCCATAAGCCCCATAAAGCCGGATTTTGCCCCTTTGCTTAGTGATGTATTTCCAGTGCCTACTCTGTGCTTTGCTCGTTGAATAAGTACTTGTCAGAGGAGTGGCCAGTGCTCCCTTATCCATGGGAGCTGGGAATAATCTCACACAGCAGACAAACCCCCTAACTGAATACAATCATGTACACACCCCTACCAGCTTCTGGGATGCAGCAGGTGGTGGCATTTTGCTAGGCCCACTATGTGCCCAGCTATGGCTTAATCACATCCTAATCCCACTTCATGAACCTTTGCCTGATAACTGACAAGGGGCTCACCCCGTGGCAACCCAAGATCCCATACAAAGCCCACTCTCTATTTCCCCAGATAACTCCCCCAGGTCACCAGCCAGCACACCGAGCCCAGAGaagagttcttcttcttttttttaatcaaaccagctttaattaaaaaaataataacccaatAAGTCCTACGCTTTTCAGATGTTGGGGCAGCCCACCAGCCCCCCTTTCAGTCCGGAACCCCCTGGTCCTTCTCATCTCGGAGATCTGGAAGAACTGTCCTCCAGGACTGGAATAACGCAGCCAGGTGTGTCTGTTTGGAAGGGGCGCTCTCTCCCAATAAGACAGGTGCAGacggggaagggaggggtgggtgcAAGTCTGCGAGGAAACGGAGCAAGACAGCAAGGGAGTCAGGAATCCAGGAGTCTGACCTCTAGTGTGTTGTGAAAACACGAGGGAAGGCGGAAGAAGTTTGGAGCCAGTCGAGAAGGCGGCGTGAGAGCGAAGGTCTGGCTTCCGAAGGCTCGGGGCTCACCAGAAACTGGGGAGGAAGCTCGCCCGCGGCGATCCAGCTCCGGGACTTGGGACCCGATACTGGCGCCCCTGGGGGGAGCGCCCCGAGGAGCGCTCACAgttgggggggtagggggtggggccGAGGGAGAGACGGCTGGAGGGTGCCCGCATGGGGACAGCCAGGTGTCAAAGGTGCGCTGGTTCCCCGAGGCGCGCTCCGAGACGGGCAAAGACGGGCAGAGacggggcgcgcggggcgggcggCCGCGGCGGTTCACAGGTAGCGCTCGAGCCCGGGCGCGTAGCCCGGCGGCCGCAGGTAGGCCTCTCCGGGGCCGAGCGGGCCGAGCGCGGCGGCTGGCCCGGCCAGCGCCAGCAGGGGCTCGGCGGGGagcgggccggggccggggcgcggcGCCGGCAGCCCCAGGCGCTCGGGGCCCGGCGAGTAGAGCGGCGGGGAGGCTGCGGCCGGGCAGGAGGcgaaggcggcggcggcggcgtcggGCGCGGGGCAGCAGGGCGGCTCGGGGGCGCCCAGCCCCGCCAGCTCAGGCGGCAGGCTCACCAAGCTGTCGACGCTGAAGAGGCGCGCGGGCGGCGAGGGCCCGGGCGCGGCGGCGGGTGGCGGCGGGGCAAGCAGCGCGGGGCCGGGCGCGGGCGCGTAGGGCGCGTAGGGGAAGGGCGGCGGGCCGGCGGCGGGCAGCGCGGGCAGCTCGGCGCGCTTGAAGCGCTTGCGGCGCCGCAGGAAGCTGCCGTTGTCGAACATGTCGGCGGCCGCGGGGTCGAGCGTCCAGTAGTTGCCCTTGCCCGGGTTGCCCGGCTCGCGCGGCACCTTGACGAAGCAGTCGTTGAGCGTCAGGTTGTGGCGGATGCTGTTCTGCCACTTGCGCGGGCTGTCGCGGTAGAAGGCGAAGCGCTCGGTGATGAAGCGGTAGATGGCGGCCAGCGTGAGGCGGCGGCCCGGGGCGTGCGCCAGCGCCATGGCGATGAGCGCGATGTACGAGTAGGGCGGCTTCCCGCGCTGcaggggccgccgccgccgccgtcccgGGCCCGATGCGGGGGCGGACTCCGGCTCCCCGCGGCCCGCGGCCGCCTCCTCTGGCTCGGGCCCCGGTTCGGCCCCGGCGAGTGGCGACGGCGGCGGCCCCGACGGCGCGACCGAGGGCAGGGCGGGGAAGCCCGAGAAAGCGGCGGGCGGCTCCATGTCGCTGCGCCCGGTCATCGGGATGCGGCCGCCCCTGCCCGCGCAGCTCGGAGAGAGCAGGGGCCTCCGACCCGCCTTATATGGACGCGgcccccctcctctgtcccccccAAGCCTGGGGAGAGGGCTCGGATCTTCCCCCGCCGGCCAGCGCCTCCTCCCTGAATCGCTTCCCCAATCCCCTTACCATGTTCACAGACCCCTGCCACCTACATGTCGCCCCTCCCTTGGTCTCTTCCCTTTGGGTCAGTCCTTCCAGACCAAGCCTCAATCCCTTCCCCATCTCCACTGGGTCGGTCCGGTCCTggacccatccccctccccctctctgtggGCCTCTCCCTCATCTCCCTCCTCTTTGGGTCAATGCTAATCACAAATCCACCCACTCAGTGTACTCTTTGGGGCCCCCTCCTCACTATGCTCCTCCCAGTCCCGTCCCTCGGTCTTTCTCTCCTAGCCTTCTCCAGGTTCTTCCTACCCCAGATGGGGTAGAGATGAAAGTTCCCCAGGACCACCTTGCCAGCCTTTAGCGTCCTGacaccttgctggtcttggacaTTAAAAGGGTAGGGTAGGGGCAATGGCAGAGCAAGAAGGCCTACTTTGTCCTGGGAGAGGACATTTGGTGGCTCCAGGATcaccacctcctctctctgctaCCTCCCACACAACCTTGTTCCTGTCCAAACCATTTGTAAGCATCCTTTGAAAACACAAAATCCTGAAAAGTGATCCAACTGGCATATTTGGGCATCATGGGACTGGCTGCTTTAAAATCAAGAGCCCCCAGTAACTCCATAACTTGAAGTTGCCTTTCTGACTGCCTCTTGTCCGTGTGCCTTCTGTTCTAAAGAaggtgctccctttctctctctcggtctctctgtctctctctctctctatcactcacacacacacacacacacacacacacacacacacaacatacacactGTGGAGATGCACAAAACACAGGCCTACATAACTCAAAAGTTCCAAGGACCAGTTGCTGGGTCAGAGAGAGACCCCCAAGTGCTTCCACAGCCTGGAGGTCTGAGAAAACTGCTTACTGACCCCCAAAAGCCACACTCACCTTTCACTGGGGAGGGTGAGGGTTGCCTTAgcgatttttattaaaaactcacTCTGGGAAACACCACCTACTACCACCATCCAGAAGTGATGTCTCTCTGAGTTTATTTCAGGAAATCTCTCCAAAGTGACAGGAGAACCAGCCCTAGCTTGAAGGGAATCAGAGGATGAAGACAGCTTGTCTTAAAGAGGCTTGTCTTGGGGGACAGGCAAGATTAAGGGAGCAGGGCTGAGGGTAGATGAGGCAAGTGAAGGAAGGGCCAAGGCGGAAATTTAAGGGGGCACAAACTCTCAAGGTGGTGTGAGTGTGGGACTGGCATGGGGGGCCCTAGATGCCTCATTCATCAGATTCTGGCCCTGGTGTGGCAGCCCTGGGGTGCAAATGACCAAAGCCAGCTACTGCAGGCCTGTGGCTGAGGGCTTCCAAAGCCAAAGGGGAAGCTCAAGGTCCCCAGTCTCCAGCTCCATAAAGTAGCAGCACCATTACTGAGTACTTCATTCGCTGCAGTGCCCCGCTTCAGGGTAAACACCTTGTGAGGTCAGCACCGTTACAATCTCTGTTATGCAGAGACGAAAACTAAGGCTCGGAGAGGTTAAGGGATCTTCCTAACTTCACACAGCTAGTAGGCAGCAGGGCCAGAATTAACCCCCGAGTTCAGAGCACCAGCTCCATGACTCTCCTGAGAACACCATACTTTACATTTGAGACTGCAGAAAAGACTTCGTCTAGAGTTGTTCCAGCTCTCAGCAACTTTGGCTGCAGAGCTGAAGCCTGGCCTCTCTCCTGACCTCCAGGTCAGCATATCCAGTGTCCGCAGG encodes the following:
- the FOXE3 gene encoding forkhead box protein E3 — encoded protein: MTGRSDMEPPAAFSGFPALPSVAPSGPPPSPLAGAEPGPEPEEAAAGRGEPESAPASGPGRRRRRPLQRGKPPYSYIALIAMALAHAPGRRLTLAAIYRFITERFAFYRDSPRKWQNSIRHNLTLNDCFVKVPREPGNPGKGNYWTLDPAAADMFDNGSFLRRRKRFKRAELPALPAAGPPPFPYAPYAPAPGPALLAPPPPAAAPGPSPPARLFSVDSLVSLPPELAGLGAPEPPCCPAPDAAAAAFASCPAAASPPLYSPGPERLGLPAPRPGPGPLPAEPLLALAGPAAALGPLGPGEAYLRPPGYAPGLERYL